From the genome of Platichthys flesus chromosome 10, fPlaFle2.1, whole genome shotgun sequence:
CACCATCGGCAATGAGCGTTTCCGCTGCCCGGAGACTCTCTTCCAGCCGTCGTTCATCGGTGAGTGAAGAGGAGGGCGTGCAGCCCAGCACTGAttgagctgcagtgacacacacacatgcacatactgtAGCTTAACTGTATGTGCATGGGCgtgtgtcactgcagctgaagtttgaaatcacatttctgtgaaacaaatatacatttttaagtaTTTCTATTGCAATTTTTTTAGTACAATTTGAGGTACTACTTTGTCCTCATAGTTCCACTTTTTCTTCTACACCATTTATgtgatttacaaaaacaaattgacGCACTACAtcaaacattacattatatCACAGCACAAGCTGTTACATAACCGATGCTACGTAGTAATAACTGGACACTGGAAATAGCTTCTCTATATATACAattatctttgtttttcttttcacctgaATACCTTTCAATTAACATGTCAAAACGTGACATAGAAACATAAGTATTATTAATAAATCAGCATTTATGTCAGATGAAGTATTATTGATATTTCTGTACTTCACTGAGATTTACCTTATGGTCATTATGCTACTTTCCCCAAAGTAAATAGCCTGAATACTTCTTCCACTGCTGCTCGTGTCTAAATCCCTGGATCAGCATCAGATCAAACTTCAGAGTGTGGATGTTTTTCTGAAGATAGACGCGTTTTTCGCTCACATTAGCGCTCGGCTGCCAAGTGTGGATCGGCGACTGGAGGGGGGTCACAGTTTATCCACCTGAGATTTACCGCTTCGTGGCCGATAAATAGACATGAGTCATGTGAAGCTCATTGTTCCGGCACGCGCCGCAGAGCCAGGCAGCTGCTGCCGGAGCTGTACGATTCAGCACCTGTTGGAGGCGCAGGCAGCTGAGGGTGGTGTCAGATGTGCCCTCTGCTgcgagggagtgtgtgtgtgtgtgtgtgtgcggacgtgcatgcgtgtgtgtgtgtgtgtgtgtgatgggggttAAACCCACTGACTTGGCCGCTGCGTGTGTGCACAGGCATGGAATCTGCCGGCATCCATGAAACCACGtacaacagcatcatgaagTGCGACATCGACATCCGCAAGGACCTCTACGCCAACAACGTCATGTCCGGTGGCACCACCATGTACCCAGGTATCGCTGACCGCATGCAGAAGGAGATCACCGCCCTGGCGCCCAGCACCATGAAGATCAAGGTATTGACTCGCTGTTGTAGTGTTAGCACTGCGGGAGAGGGGggaaagagggggggagagaggggggagagagagggggcccTTGCAGATCAACAcgtgtgctctgtgtttgtagATCATCGCCCCCCCGGAGAGGAAGTACTCCGTGTGGATCGGTGGCTCCATCCTcgcctccctctccaccttccAGCAGATGTGGATAAGCAAGCAGGAGTATGATGAGGCCGGACCCTCCATCGTCCACAGGAAGTGCTTCTAGgcaaccccccacacacacacactcctctccctctgtctcccttctGTGCCAAAAGCCCCATTCATGGTTCCAAAGCAGGAATTCGTATGTTGTCGTAAAATTCTTTGTTTACACTTAAGTGCAATGTATATGTGGATTTGtatagctttataaataaaacgaGAATCTGGACTTTCAAAAGAAGactccttcttttcctccttcccctatttctgtgtgtctttgtttgtttgtttgtttgtttgtttgtttcctgcctTCATACCCTCGTTCCTGTATTTTCAAGACTATAGAAaatctctctctgactctcccttactctctctctctctctctctctctctctctctctctctcttccctcccccaCACGCGACGGACGAGTGAAGGATACCAGAGCTTTGAATTAGAACAGATTAAGGTGAGAGGGGAGGGTAAACTACCTCATGTGAAATAAACCGCAAAAACTTTCACTGTCTGAAAACACCGACGTCACGTGATCAGTAATCCCCCGTTTCACAAAGCTTGGGATGCCTAGAAATCTCAACATCAAcaactaataataacaataataataattattattaatattattataatgcaTTAATTTCTTTAACTACTCGGGGAAAAGCGCCAGGTGGTAATCTTTggtaataatatataaaacaatgaaCACTTAATGAAGCTCTAGATTAAAAGAACAATCACATTAATAACTATGACTTCAAGCGGTGCCTCCACGCAAGGTCTAATGTTAGTGCACGTGCAAGGCAACACCATAGGTTGATCAAATCTCACAGCAACATGCATGGCGGGGTCACatattttgtttctatttttaaacctcctcacacacacacacacacacacacacagagagatagagagagagtgtgagagagagagggagggtagAGAGCAgactgccttgtaaagcgattAGCAACTCGGATGGTACTTTCACTCTGTCACTGTATTCAGAGCATCATCTTTGCCGGAGGTGGAGACAACAGCTCTACCAGCCGGGCCAGCAGCCTGCGACATGCTGACGGAAACCCCGGGGCATGCGAGGCTATCCGCTCCAAGAAACGGAGACCGAGTCCTGTTATAAGTCCCTATCCAACCCGCAGCCTTTGGTTATAGATGCACAGAACAATAGCTTTTTGTTATACTATATAAGCTATTTAAATCCCTCAATTACTGATGACTTAAAAACGCAGGGAATTCACCTTGACCCTTGTGCCAGGGACACGGGGCATCCATAAAcccagaagggggggggggggggggggctgctgttgGTGTGTGGAGCACATGTAGTTCTGAACCTCAGGGAGTTGAGTACTATAAGAATATATAGTCATGGGTCTGATTCTGACAGTTAAACCCTTAAACTGAAGAGGCTATAACACTGTGGACCCAGGTGTCCACAACAGTGTCCACTGAACGGCGCACGCCATACGCGCAACTGAAATATCGAACATCAGAAGCCCTGGTAGTCCTGGCTGCGCTCCACCGACCTGTCTGCGCGTACGTGACGCatgggagaggggaggggaggggggagactACTTAAAGGCGGATTAACGCTGGAAAGACATTAAATCCAACCTCCCTCCATCCACAAGCAGCGCGCAGCCCATCAACCTGATCTGAAGATCGAAAATAGGAGGGCTTACAGTAATCAGCCCTTCAGACTCTCATGACAAGGAAAAGTGTGGCAACGTCGTGAGGGCGCTCGGCACACACAGCAGGACGTTCACTGGCGCTGCGCGCTCTGCACAGAACCAACCAGATAGCGCgcacagagacagggagaaacGGGGACGGCGGCAGCATCCCGAGACGGATGCATTTTTTTGCCTCATTCGGACGCTTTGGAGGCTGACAACAGCGAGAGGCAGGGAGAAGCTGGACAGGAAATAACGCGCTTTCTTTTTTGGAGGGATTTGAACAGAGTGCCGTTGTGCCCTCGTCTTCTCCGGATGCTCAGATATGGGGGAATGGACTATACTAGAGAGGCTCCTGGAGGCTGCTGTCCAGCAGCACTCTACTATGATAGGAAGGTAAGATGATCAACAGAAACCAAGAACGGCCGAAGAATCGCAGCAGCCTCCAGGATCGTCTTTAGCATGGTCCCCATTCCCCCGTCTCTGCCCCAAGGATCATCTCTAGCATGGTGCCAAGTCCTCCGTGTCTGTGTAgtggatttttttccccacctTGATCCACAGATTCCttcctctttgtcctcctcctAAAACGAGAAAACTGAGTAAACCAGTAGAAAGCTGGGATGGTGCTGCAAAgtgcaaagagaaaaaaactaaaacacacacacataatttgAACCCATGTGTCATTTCATGTTTCCATTCATGCACTTATATCCATTTGATGTGTGTTGGTGAGTTGGAGTGGTGGTTGTGCGCTCCGGCGGTAGCGGGAGGAGATCGAGCGCGAGTCGGTGGTATCACCTCTTTTTCCATTAACGAAGCTCACacaggtttatttaaaaaaaaaaaaaaaaaagaagcaacgCCGATTGCTTGCGTTTCATTTCAGCCATTGAATCACACAACACATCCAAACCACACAATACGAAGGAACctcacacgcgcgcacacacacacacgtcgcaTCCACGAGGAGCGACCAGTTTCAGCACTGGACAGCTCCACCGttgaaaaaatacaacacaaaagaaTGGGAATGTGCGCGTGAGCCGCCGAGGCAGCGCACAACTCCACCACATCCACCACCGCTTAACGCTGATATATTTACACGTATTTTCacgttgtttgtgtgtgtccctgctttgtttccttcttcttcttcatagGATCCTACTAACAGTGGTGGTCATCTTCCGGATTCTTATCGTAGCAATAGTCGGAGAGACCGTCTATGATGACGAGCAgaccatgtttgtttgtaacaCCTTGCAACCGGGCTGCAACCAGGCATGCTACGACAAGGCGTTCCCCATTTCACACATCAGATATTGGGTCTTTCAGATCATCATGGTGTGCACGCCGAGCCTCTGCTTCATCACGTACTCGGTGCACCAGTCGGCCAAGCAGAAGGAGCGGCGCTACTCCACGGTGTACCTGACGCTGGACAAGGATCAAGACTCGCTGAAGCGCGACGAGAGCAAAAAGATCAAGAACACCATTGTTAACGGAGTACTCCAGAACACGGAGAACTCCACCAAAGAAGCCGAGCCGGACTGCTTGGAGGTCAAGGAGATCCCTAATTCGGCCATGAGAACTACAAAGTCCAAACTGCGGCGGCAGGAGGGCATCTCCCGGTTTTACATCATCCAGGTGGT
Proteins encoded in this window:
- the LOC133961395 gene encoding gap junction delta-2 protein, encoding MGEWTILERLLEAAVQQHSTMIGRILLTVVVIFRILIVAIVGETVYDDEQTMFVCNTLQPGCNQACYDKAFPISHIRYWVFQIIMVCTPSLCFITYSVHQSAKQKERRYSTVYLTLDKDQDSLKRDESKKIKNTIVNGVLQNTENSTKEAEPDCLEVKEIPNSAMRTTKSKLRRQEGISRFYIIQVVFRNALEIGFLVGQYFLYGFNVPSVYECDRYPCIKDVECYVSRPTEKTVFLVFMFAVSGFCVVLNLAELNHLGWRKIKTAVRGVQARRKSIYEIRNKDLPRMSVPNFGRTQSSDSAYV